ATATCGATGCAAAATTCCGCCAAGCCGATAACAAGATCAGCGTTTCCGTAAATAGCCACACGTTTGTCCGCTAAGAACATATGCGCAAGATCGGTAATCGCATCGATAGCAATACCACGCTCTTTCACCAATGCTGCAGGAATGGGTTTTCCTGTGAGTTGTTTAAGGTGTTGTAAAAAGGTATCGGTATTGCGAATGCCAATGGGGGTTGGTCCTATGATTGAAGGTACTTGAAAATTTTTCTCCAAATATTTGGCTGCTTTACCGCCCTCATAGCGATTGAGTGCAATTGTACCAATGGCATCGCCGGTACTGATCATATCTTCCACCGTCGTATCGCCATGAGAGACTTCGCATTGCCCGCTTGGCATCAAAGGAGAGTCAAAACTCTCGATCTCAAACAGAACCGTCGCATCAATCTCCATCATTTTCAAAAGATGTTTGAGTGCAGTCACATCGCCTGGATTAACCCAACCCGTGATGAGATTGATCTTGCCATTGGGCGTATCCGTTTTTTTCGCAAAGGCTTTGAGCATCGATTCGACCGCAACATCGTAACCACTGACCATACTGCCTTTAAAACTCGGTGTATGCACTGGAACGAGATGGACTTCGCGCCCTTCGTATTTGTCTTTTAAAAGCCCATTATTAAGCTTGGTGATAACACCTTCGATATCATCGCCAATAATTTCCGTCGAACATGTCGTAATAATTGGAATGACTTTGATGTCGGGATAACGCATTAAAAGGACATCCACCGCTGTTTCAACCCTTCCCGTTGCTCCAAAAACAGCACTGTCTTCATGCAACGAAGAAGAGGCGATGTCGAAGTTATCTTTGAAATGTTGCGCAAACAGCATCCGCACAAACATAACGCACCCTTGCCCACCGTGAACAATGGCGATACAATCTTTGATGCCAATACTCACGTACTGTGCGCCACACGGCTGACATGTAAAGATCGGGTTAATAATACCCGTACGATCTTTTGCTCTGAGTTCACATGACATGGTTTATCCTTTTTTAGTATCGTGCAACTGTCAGCTCTTTGTTGAGCGAACCGCTAATCGTGACGTAGTCAATACGTTCTTTAAGCTTTTCTATCAGCACCTTGATACTCTCTTTATCCATTTCCGCAAACCACGCAAAGCGCGCTCGAAACGCTTCAGCTAAGGAGAGGGCATCGACCCAATAGCAACGATCCTCTGGCGTCTCTTTCGCCACTTCTTCATCGCATAAAAGTTGCTTTGTTTTGCTAAGAACCCCTTCGTTTTGCCTCTCTCTATCCCACGATCTTGAGTGAAACTGCCAAAGGCAATGTTTCATAATATAATCTTCCATCTGCATGATTCGAGCACTTTGTGTCGATTGTATTTGCATATTTACTTTTTCATCGCTCATTGGTTTCTCCTTTAAACCGCTGCTTGCTCGTGATTACGAGACAACTCAGGGTCATACACTTTACCTCGAAGTTTCGTCACACAATCAAAATCACCCGTGTACGGTCTCTCTCCCTCCACATTCGCTTCTTCTGGTATCAATTTTACATCGGAGATCATTTTGCGTGTCATAAAGCCTTTATCCGTCGCAATCGGGTCTCTGCTGATGTCAATGCCTGAGAGCTGATGAATCGGAGAGAACGCAGCATTGTAAATATCACGCGCAAAGCGAACCCACCCCTCATACCCTTTGTACGGTCCATTATGATAGGCGTGGGCATTGAGGTATTGAACCCGACGTTTTTTAGCCACTTCTCCAGGGCGCATACCCGTGAAGATGACATCGGGTTTGAGCTTATCCATCGCTTCGATGCCTTCAAGCTCGTTCGGATCATCAATGGCAAGTGTGCCGGGTTGGGCTCGTGCTACGCCTTTTTCCATATCACCTTGGTGCCCAAATTTGGTGTACAAGGAGACAACTTCAACGCCCATCTCTTCATGAATCACATTCGCCCAATGCCACAGTTTTGAACCTCCAGGCCACAAACATACTTTGACACCCGTCAGACGTTTTTTGTACCAATCAAGCTCAGGCTTCCAACGTGCGGTCTCTTCATCAATAATCGCTTGTGCGCGATCTTCAAGTCCAAAGAAGCGTGCTACTTTCATCAATGAATCGGAAAGTGGCTCAAACCCAAATCCATCGATATCAAGTCGTGGAATACCATACTTTACGCGAAGTTCGTTGCAGATATACTCAGCCGAACGTGCGCACTCAAGGACATTTAAATGCGCTCCGTGCATGCTTCTAAGCTCATCGTACGAGCCGTTGCCCGTAAAGCTTGAGAGCACTTGAATGCCCATGCGTTTGAAGTAGTCGCACATGATTTCACAATCGCCTTGAATGTTATAATCACCGACGTAGTTGATGACATAATCACTCGTAATTTTGGGCTCAACGGTTCCTACTTTTTCATGAATCCACGCAATGTTGATCTTATGATGCCCGCCTGATTGGCTAGGACCCGCAAAACCTGGCGAGTTACAGACAAAAATGTCTTTATCAGGCATCTCTTTGAGCACGTCTCTAGCAATCGCTTCCATATCATCCCCAATCAACGCTGACGCGCAGGTTTGATACACGGTCATACGGTTGATCGTCGGGTGCGCTTTGAAGGCTTCGATAATGTTCTTTTTGAGCAAATCGCCGCCACCAAAAACGACATGAGACTCTTTCATATCAGTGGCATAGGTGTATTTGAGCTGAAAGTTGTCGTTGTCGCTGATGTAACGTTTGGTGTGCCATGTATCATACGTACATCCCACAGGGCCATGACTCATATGAATCGCATCTTTCATAGGAGTGCCAATAACGTGTTTGGCGCCACAATAAGCACATCCTCGCTCCGAAATGGTTCCGGGG
Above is a genomic segment from Sulfurospirillum halorespirans DSM 13726 containing:
- the anfK gene encoding Fe-only nitrogenase subunit beta, which translates into the protein MSCELRAKDRTGIINPIFTCQPCGAQYVSIGIKDCIAIVHGGQGCVMFVRMLFAQHFKDNFDIASSSLHEDSAVFGATGRVETAVDVLLMRYPDIKVIPIITTCSTEIIGDDIEGVITKLNNGLLKDKYEGREVHLVPVHTPSFKGSMVSGYDVAVESMLKAFAKKTDTPNGKINLITGWVNPGDVTALKHLLKMMEIDATVLFEIESFDSPLMPSGQCEVSHGDTTVEDMISTGDAIGTIALNRYEGGKAAKYLEKNFQVPSIIGPTPIGIRNTDTFLQHLKQLTGKPIPAALVKERGIAIDAITDLAHMFLADKRVAIYGNADLVIGLAEFCIDMEMKPILLLLGDDNSGYKKDARIKNLQSKVDFDMEIITNADLWELEDRIKNKGLKLDLIMGHSKGRFTAIDNNIPMVRVGFPTFDRAGLYRHPIVGYAGAIWLAEEIANTLFSDMEYKRNKEWLLNVW
- the anfG gene encoding Fe-only nitrogenase subunit delta, with the protein product MSDEKVNMQIQSTQSARIMQMEDYIMKHCLWQFHSRSWDRERQNEGVLSKTKQLLCDEEVAKETPEDRCYWVDALSLAEAFRARFAWFAEMDKESIKVLIEKLKERIDYVTISGSLNKELTVARY
- the anfD gene encoding nitrogenase iron-iron protein, alpha chain, coding for MPHHEFECSSCIPERKSHAVVKGEGEDLTSCLPEGHLLTIPGTISERGCAYCGAKHVIGTPMKDAIHMSHGPVGCTYDTWHTKRYISDNDNFQLKYTYATDMKESHVVFGGGDLLKKNIIEAFKAHPTINRMTVYQTCASALIGDDMEAIARDVLKEMPDKDIFVCNSPGFAGPSQSGGHHKINIAWIHEKVGTVEPKITSDYVINYVGDYNIQGDCEIMCDYFKRMGIQVLSSFTGNGSYDELRSMHGAHLNVLECARSAEYICNELRVKYGIPRLDIDGFGFEPLSDSLMKVARFFGLEDRAQAIIDEETARWKPELDWYKKRLTGVKVCLWPGGSKLWHWANVIHEEMGVEVVSLYTKFGHQGDMEKGVARAQPGTLAIDDPNELEGIEAMDKLKPDVIFTGMRPGEVAKKRRVQYLNAHAYHNGPYKGYEGWVRFARDIYNAAFSPIHQLSGIDISRDPIATDKGFMTRKMISDVKLIPEEANVEGERPYTGDFDCVTKLRGKVYDPELSRNHEQAAV